A portion of the Vibrio coralliirubri genome contains these proteins:
- the argA gene encoding amino-acid N-acetyltransferase: protein MKLRSTALVKGFRQSTPYVNAHRGKTMVIMLGGEAVADRNFGNIISDIALLHSLGVKIVLVHGARPQINQLLAKQDCHTPYHKNIRVTDEYSLGVAMQAAGQLQLAITARLSMSLNNTPMAGTQLNVMSGNFITAQPLGVDDGTDYCHSGRIRRIDIEGINRTLDQGSIVLLGPIASSVTGESFNLLSEEVATQVAIRLKADKLIGFCSEQGVTDERGNVLAELFPKDAKQILERLTKSQNPAEDMSTGTLRFLKGAISACRAGVPRCHLISYKVDGALIQELFSFDGIGTQVVMASAEQVRQAQIDDIGGIFDLIRPLEEQGILVRRSREQLEQEIHRFTIIEKDGLIIGCAALYAYPEDHMAEMACVAIHPDYRDGNRGQILLDYMRHQSKSRDIDQIFVLTTHSLHWFREQGFYEIGVDELPMEKQGLYNYQRNSKILALNV from the coding sequence GTGAAATTAAGAAGTACAGCGCTAGTAAAAGGTTTCAGACAATCTACCCCTTACGTCAATGCTCACCGTGGCAAAACCATGGTCATTATGCTGGGAGGCGAAGCCGTTGCCGATAGAAACTTTGGCAACATTATTAGTGATATAGCCTTGCTCCACAGCCTTGGGGTAAAGATTGTTCTCGTTCACGGGGCAAGACCGCAGATCAACCAATTGCTCGCCAAGCAAGATTGCCATACGCCTTATCACAAGAATATTAGGGTCACTGATGAATATTCTCTGGGCGTCGCTATGCAGGCTGCTGGCCAACTACAACTTGCCATCACTGCTCGACTTTCGATGAGTTTAAACAACACCCCGATGGCAGGAACTCAACTCAATGTGATGAGTGGTAACTTCATTACGGCTCAACCGCTTGGCGTGGATGACGGTACGGATTATTGCCACAGCGGGCGTATTCGTCGAATCGATATAGAAGGGATCAATCGCACTCTTGACCAAGGTTCAATTGTACTGCTTGGCCCTATTGCCAGCTCTGTGACAGGCGAAAGTTTCAACCTACTTTCTGAAGAGGTCGCGACCCAAGTTGCAATTCGTCTAAAGGCCGACAAGCTGATTGGCTTTTGTTCCGAACAAGGGGTAACAGATGAACGCGGTAACGTGCTCGCCGAACTCTTCCCTAAAGATGCCAAGCAAATTCTAGAACGATTAACGAAATCTCAAAATCCTGCCGAAGACATGAGCACAGGAACACTGCGCTTCTTGAAAGGAGCGATCTCCGCTTGTCGAGCTGGTGTGCCTCGTTGTCATCTAATCAGCTACAAGGTAGATGGCGCATTAATCCAAGAGTTGTTCTCTTTTGACGGTATTGGAACCCAAGTGGTCATGGCTAGTGCCGAGCAAGTAAGACAAGCTCAGATTGACGATATTGGTGGCATATTTGACCTTATTCGTCCTTTGGAAGAACAAGGCATTCTCGTTCGTCGCTCAAGAGAACAATTGGAACAAGAGATTCACCGCTTTACGATCATCGAAAAAGACGGACTGATTATTGGTTGCGCTGCACTTTACGCATACCCGGAAGATCATATGGCGGAGATGGCTTGTGTGGCTATCCATCCTGATTATCGTGATGGCAACCGCGGGCAAATATTACTGGACTATATGCGTCATCAATCGAAGTCTCGTGATATCGACCAAATTTTTGTTTTAACCACACATAGCCTGCATTGGTTCCGTGAACAAGGGTTTTACGAGATTGGAGTTGATGAGCTACCGATGGAAAAACAGGGCCTATACAACTATCAACGTAACTCAAAAATCTTAGCGTTAAATGTGTAA